The DNA segment AATCATACAAATTAAAAGCcaaacacatgcatgcaaacCTTTTTGGACTATCCTATCGCATAAGATTTACTTAGTATGGTTTATCTAGTTGACGTAGTTTACAAGCTAATGTATTCAATATAAGGGTTTATCCAGTACGAACTTACGGAAAACGGCTACAGATTCCCCgttacaaaaacaaaaatattacgTATATTAATCAAGATAAGAAAGAGTGTTGAAAAGATTATTGGTGTTTGTTGTTGCCACTGGATAAAGACCAAAGCTAGCCAGACCACTTAGGTTTTCATTTCATGCCTCTCAGAATCTGTGTTTGTCAATCTTCTTTTGTAGGTCTTCCTTCTTTGCCCCCACAACCTTATCAACTATCTTCCCTCTCTTTATCATCAGGAAAGTAGGCATTGCTTGCACCCCAAAATCTTGTGCCACATCCTGCTCGCAGTTTACACAATCcagaaaatataagaaaataaatcttGGATAATAGGGAACTTGTTACAGCTAGATTTTGATTGAAAACTAGCTAGGAAGATATATAATATGGCGTACAAACAACTCATCAACATCAATCTTGATGAAGTCCACATCCGTGTATTTCACCGCGAATTCGTTGATCGCAGGTTCAATGTAACGGCACGGCCCGCACCAGGAAGCTGTGAAATCAACCACCATCTTCAAAAAAAGAAGTTAACTCACTCATTAGAAAAACATTTCACAAGAAACAAAATCAGAACTTGAGAATAACAATATCGTGAAACTTATAGAACATATACGAGTTTTGAAGTTTGTTTTGCGGATTCGAAATGAATTCTCCACTTCGTCGAGGAGTGGAATGTGATAACTTGACCCTTCTTGATCGATGGCGATCGATTATATTTATTGGTGATCTGATGAACATCAGTCGACAAACCGGCACCCATTTTTCTTCTTCCGAAATATAGTAGCctggttttatttatttttagtatttgcAATATTGTTGGCTTGAATATAACTTGGTGGCCAGTGGTTTTTATACTAGTCCGTAGCCTAAActttccttcatttattttcataaaatagcatgCAGAATATGTTCTTCTTGGGACCCTTTTTacatagagtaggtctcttgtgagacgatctcacgaatctttatctgtgagacgggtcaaccttaccgatattcacaagaaaaagtaatacttttttatagatgacccaaataagagattcgtctcacaaaatacgatccgtgagaccgtttcacacaagtttttaccttttACATGTCCACCACTGATGTTAAATATGGAAAGACTTGGTG comes from the Primulina huaijiensis isolate GDHJ02 chromosome 8, ASM1229523v2, whole genome shotgun sequence genome and includes:
- the LOC140983291 gene encoding thioredoxin H2-like: MGAGLSTDVHQITNKYNRSPSIKKGQVITFHSSTKWRIHFESAKQTSKLMVVDFTASWCGPCRYIEPAINEFAVKYTDVDFIKIDVDELFDVAQDFGVQAMPTFLMIKRGKIVDKVVGAKKEDLQKKIDKHRF